In the genome of Bremerella sp. JC817, one region contains:
- a CDS encoding radical SAM protein: protein MTTHRLHTQHQRTFEGNRFVYPVLSRRSKGLSIGVNLNPDKICNFDCIYCQVDRRTESEVRFVEGERYYCELEEMLDLCASGEIFQTTKFTETPEHLRRVNDIAFSGDGEPTTYRNFDELIERSAEIKRKHGLDQVKMVLITNATMFHRPHVQRGLEILDANQGEVWAKLDAGTESYYRTIERTKIPFQRVLDNLLLAAQVRPIVIQSMFLRLLGQSPTAEEIVAFCDRLNTIVAEGGQIKLVQVYTVARKPAESIVAPLDDSEVDTIAQTVRDRTGLTAEVYYGSSDY, encoded by the coding sequence ATGACCACGCATCGACTTCATACCCAGCATCAGCGAACCTTTGAAGGGAATCGGTTTGTCTATCCGGTCCTTTCTCGCCGCAGCAAAGGCTTGTCGATCGGGGTAAATCTGAACCCTGACAAGATCTGCAACTTCGATTGCATCTACTGCCAGGTCGACCGCCGGACCGAAAGCGAAGTCCGCTTTGTCGAAGGGGAACGGTATTATTGCGAGTTGGAAGAAATGCTCGACCTATGTGCGTCTGGCGAGATCTTTCAAACGACCAAGTTCACCGAGACGCCTGAGCATCTTCGCCGGGTGAACGACATTGCTTTCAGCGGCGATGGCGAACCGACCACCTATCGCAACTTCGACGAGTTGATCGAACGGAGTGCCGAGATCAAACGGAAGCATGGTCTCGATCAGGTGAAGATGGTTCTCATTACCAACGCAACCATGTTCCATCGTCCGCACGTGCAGCGCGGCCTTGAGATCCTGGACGCGAACCAGGGAGAAGTCTGGGCCAAGCTCGACGCCGGGACCGAGTCGTACTATCGGACGATCGAACGAACCAAGATCCCGTTTCAGCGTGTGCTGGACAATCTGCTGCTCGCTGCCCAGGTTCGCCCAATTGTGATTCAATCGATGTTCCTGAGGTTGCTGGGCCAGTCTCCGACCGCGGAGGAGATCGTCGCGTTCTGTGATCGCCTGAATACCATCGTGGCGGAAGGGGGCCAGATTAAGCTGGTTCAGGTCTACACCGTCGCTCGCAAACCGGCCGAATCGATTGTGGCTCCGCTCGACGATTCCGAAGTCGACACGATCGCTCAGACCGTGCGAGATCGCACCGGACTGACGGCAGAAGTTTATTACGGCAGTTCGGATTACTAA
- the fmt gene encoding methionyl-tRNA formyltransferase: protein MRIVMMGTGPFAVPTFQALIESDHEVVCLFTQPVRTVHRRKSSVPTPMRDVATEHGLPIYDPESINTDESRELLRQLQPELLVVCDYGQILSRESLATSKFGGINLHGSILPKYRGAAPVNWAILSGDEETGITVIHMTPKLDGGPCLKIVRTPIGPTETAVDLEPRLAQLGVAAVVESIELLLTHDPDTLVGEPQDPALVSKAPRLKKSDADINWSDPAELIYNKFRAYQPWPGCYTHWVREGKPPMRLLLSKVSLVRESAAAEFPPGTICAAEGDQLSFAAEGGQIVVEMIQPAGKKPMAAAEFVRGNHPSPGDRLMSEGDLPQSS, encoded by the coding sequence ATGCGAATCGTTATGATGGGAACCGGGCCGTTCGCGGTTCCGACGTTTCAGGCCCTGATCGAGAGCGATCACGAAGTGGTCTGTCTGTTCACGCAGCCGGTTCGCACGGTGCATCGACGCAAGTCGTCGGTCCCGACTCCGATGCGTGATGTCGCCACCGAGCATGGTTTGCCGATCTACGATCCGGAAAGCATCAACACCGACGAGTCGCGCGAACTGCTTCGGCAACTTCAGCCGGAACTGCTGGTGGTATGCGACTACGGTCAGATCTTATCGCGAGAGTCCCTGGCGACGTCGAAGTTCGGTGGAATCAATCTGCACGGTTCGATCTTGCCGAAGTATCGTGGCGCAGCGCCGGTCAACTGGGCGATTCTCAGTGGCGATGAAGAGACGGGCATCACCGTCATTCACATGACCCCCAAGCTCGATGGCGGACCTTGCCTGAAGATCGTGCGGACGCCGATCGGTCCGACCGAAACGGCGGTCGACCTCGAGCCTCGTTTGGCCCAGCTTGGCGTGGCTGCGGTAGTCGAGTCGATTGAACTTCTGCTGACGCACGATCCCGATACGCTGGTGGGCGAGCCGCAGGATCCGGCATTGGTCTCGAAGGCACCGCGACTGAAGAAGTCGGACGCCGACATTAACTGGAGTGATCCAGCCGAACTGATCTACAACAAGTTCCGCGCCTATCAGCCATGGCCTGGCTGTTACACCCATTGGGTGCGAGAGGGCAAGCCGCCGATGCGACTGCTGCTATCGAAAGTGAGCCTGGTTCGTGAGTCGGCCGCTGCCGAGTTTCCGCCCGGGACAATTTGTGCGGCGGAAGGAGACCAACTGAGCTTCGCGGCGGAAGGTGGCCAGATCGTTGTCGAGATGATCCAGCCTGCCGGAAAGAAGCCGATGGCCGCGGCTGAGTTCGTACGCGGAAACCATCCTAGCCCCGGCGATCGGTTGATGTCGGAAGGCGATCTTCCCCAATCTTCCTGA
- the def gene encoding peptide deformylase, whose amino-acid sequence MQIIHFPHPTLRYKSKPVKKVDAELRAMIGEMFDLMYQARGIGLAANQVGIPLRFFIMNLAGEKGEGEELVFINPTIGRTTGTDEAEEGCLSLPGVYGPVLRPAEILFSAYMLNGQKFEQKVDGMFARCVQHETDHLDGIMFTDRMDDESLYEIQPQVDQFELTFERLRSEGKLPTDEEIVKFQNELEAKYA is encoded by the coding sequence TTGCAGATTATCCACTTCCCTCACCCGACCCTGCGTTACAAGTCGAAGCCTGTCAAAAAGGTCGATGCCGAACTTCGCGCCATGATTGGCGAGATGTTCGATCTGATGTACCAGGCTCGCGGGATCGGCCTGGCCGCTAATCAGGTGGGTATTCCGCTGCGGTTCTTCATCATGAATCTGGCAGGCGAAAAGGGGGAAGGCGAAGAGCTCGTCTTCATCAATCCGACCATCGGTCGCACCACCGGTACCGACGAAGCGGAAGAAGGCTGTCTCAGCCTGCCGGGCGTTTATGGCCCTGTGCTTCGTCCGGCCGAGATTCTGTTTAGTGCGTACATGCTCAACGGCCAGAAGTTCGAGCAGAAGGTCGACGGCATGTTCGCTCGCTGCGTCCAGCACGAGACCGACCACCTCGACGGTATCATGTTCACCGATCGCATGGACGACGAATCGCTCTACGAGATTCAACCGCAAGTCGATCAGTTCGAGCTGACCTTCGAACGGCTCCGCAGCGAAGGCAAGCTGCCGACCGACGAAGAGATCGTGAAGTTCCAGAACGAGCTCGAAGCGAAGTACGCCTAG
- a CDS encoding methyl-accepting chemotaxis protein, whose amino-acid sequence MLNRLNIMQKTLLGFGMVLLLMVISSGVAWNGLSGATTGFQDYRKLARDSNFCSDIADGMMQIQFTAKNFDITSDPRFVERFKQVRSDLEKLLVEADERISDPEQQAMVTEIRQLVQQYEVAFDDMATARELRSKVQREVLDVEGPNMERNLLQVMQTAKTDDNVEAAATAGQTLSIVMQLRLAANRFIQNPTADNLQRTLAVGDKLETELEKLKSTLKSNERKQLVDATLASSQLYQPKFQELAQALIEERRLVRDEWDTLGPRVAVTTAKLRETIQGLQNELGPQVDSSNRATLVMVASVCVIAVILGVLVAILQSRAIVLPIRKVMGILGAVSTGDLRQRVDVNAQDEIGSMSKSLNTMVDNLQKAMTALTRNSEAIAQSAHSMSNTADSMSNVSSNTKSQSTSAAAAAEELSVNMRNMSAAATQMSTNMDSVASAVEEMSISIGQIANNMEQASNVSAEANRLADNSRDRLTELRQAASEIGGVVELIQDIAEQTNLLALNATIEAARAGESGKGFAVVAEEVKELARQTAKATEDIERRVLGIQEASGESLSSIDAIREVVMKMNHISQEVAAAIEEQSATTQEIAGSVAQTNSAVRMVTQSVSESATAGEEIARSVTSVDKSAYEVSQGAGQTKNCSGILSGISSDLQTLVAQFQI is encoded by the coding sequence ATGTTGAATCGTTTGAATATTATGCAGAAGACATTGTTGGGCTTCGGCATGGTTTTGCTGCTGATGGTCATTTCCAGTGGCGTGGCATGGAACGGCTTAAGCGGAGCGACGACTGGATTTCAGGACTATCGCAAACTGGCACGCGACTCAAACTTTTGTTCCGACATTGCCGACGGCATGATGCAGATTCAGTTTACGGCGAAGAACTTCGATATCACCAGCGATCCCAGGTTTGTCGAGCGATTCAAGCAGGTACGATCGGATCTTGAGAAGCTACTTGTGGAAGCAGACGAGCGAATTTCCGATCCAGAACAGCAGGCCATGGTAACCGAAATTCGCCAGTTGGTGCAGCAATACGAAGTTGCATTCGACGATATGGCGACTGCTCGAGAGTTGCGATCGAAGGTTCAGCGCGAAGTGCTCGATGTCGAAGGCCCTAACATGGAACGCAACTTATTACAGGTCATGCAAACTGCGAAGACAGACGATAATGTCGAAGCCGCCGCAACTGCTGGGCAGACACTCAGTATCGTGATGCAGTTGCGTTTAGCCGCGAACCGATTCATACAGAATCCTACCGCCGATAATCTGCAGAGGACATTGGCAGTTGGTGACAAGCTGGAAACAGAGCTCGAAAAACTGAAGTCAACGCTGAAAAGCAATGAACGAAAGCAATTGGTGGATGCCACGCTCGCATCGTCCCAGCTTTATCAACCCAAGTTTCAGGAATTGGCCCAGGCATTGATAGAAGAACGACGTCTTGTGCGTGATGAATGGGATACTCTAGGACCTCGCGTTGCCGTGACCACGGCGAAGTTGCGAGAAACCATCCAGGGCCTGCAAAACGAATTAGGCCCTCAAGTGGATTCTTCGAATCGGGCAACTCTCGTGATGGTTGCCAGTGTTTGTGTGATTGCCGTGATCTTGGGCGTTCTCGTTGCGATCCTGCAAAGCCGAGCGATCGTGTTGCCGATCCGAAAAGTGATGGGCATCTTGGGCGCTGTCTCGACCGGCGATCTGCGCCAGCGTGTGGATGTGAATGCCCAGGACGAAATTGGCAGCATGTCGAAGTCGTTGAACACAATGGTCGACAACTTGCAGAAAGCGATGACGGCTCTGACTCGCAACAGCGAAGCCATTGCCCAGTCGGCTCATAGCATGAGCAATACGGCCGACAGCATGTCGAACGTGTCGAGTAATACCAAGTCGCAATCGACCTCGGCGGCTGCCGCTGCGGAAGAGCTTTCGGTCAACATGCGGAACATGTCGGCGGCTGCAACGCAGATGTCGACGAACATGGATTCGGTTGCCAGCGCGGTCGAGGAGATGTCGATCAGCATTGGACAAATCGCCAACAACATGGAACAAGCCAGCAACGTGTCCGCCGAAGCGAATCGCCTCGCAGATAACAGCCGGGATCGCTTGACCGAACTTCGCCAGGCTGCCAGCGAGATTGGTGGCGTCGTCGAGCTGATTCAAGACATTGCCGAGCAAACCAATCTGCTTGCCTTGAACGCCACCATTGAAGCGGCCCGTGCCGGGGAATCGGGTAAGGGTTTCGCGGTGGTCGCAGAAGAAGTGAAAGAGCTCGCTCGCCAGACCGCCAAGGCGACCGAGGATATCGAACGCCGCGTACTGGGGATTCAAGAAGCGTCGGGCGAGTCGCTTAGCTCGATCGATGCGATTCGCGAGGTCGTGATGAAGATGAATCATATCTCGCAAGAGGTTGCCGCGGCGATTGAAGAGCAATCGGCTACGACCCAGGAAATCGCCGGTAGTGTGGCCCAAACCAACTCGGCCGTTCGGATGGTGACTCAGTCCGTTTCGGAATCGGCAACCGCCGGCGAAGAGATCGCTCGCTCGGTTACTTCAGTCGACAAGAGTGCCTACGAAGTTTCGCAAGGAGCAGGCCAGACCAAGAACTGCAGTGGGATCCTCTCGGGAATCTCGAGCGATCTGCAAACGCTGGTGGCACAGTTCCAGATTTAA
- the miaB gene encoding tRNA (N6-isopentenyl adenosine(37)-C2)-methylthiotransferase MiaB — MEKRLYIETVGCQMNMLDSELVVATLRKQGYVLTNSPEDADTLLFNTCSVREQAENKTYSHLGVLRDLKQQNPEKIIGVMGCMAQNHQHKIFTRAPYVDLIVGPGQLHQIPSMINKIEAGEGKQIEVSLGRRDGTRDQITRSHESFDPLRDPEMRPTPFQAYVRIQIGCDKFCTYCIVPSVRGPEQGRSPEDIIRECRHLAEHGTVEITLVGQTVNSYKATDASGKQWRLADLLLELQAIEGLQRIKFVTNYPKDMTRELLEAVRDLSKVSPYLHVPLQSGSDEVLKRMKRGYTVADYRDMMGRIREIVPGYAVSSDFIVGFCGETDEDFQKTVELVEECRFKNSFIFKYSEREGTRGAELFIDDIPYHVKQQRNNDLLAIQNRISLEDNQKMVGDTVHVLVEGPSKTAIKKADEPDNPHAMQLIGRTHCDRIVVFDGNPRQIGQILPVVVYDCHAHTLFGEVVTQECGPELFALG, encoded by the coding sequence ATGGAAAAACGTCTCTACATTGAAACCGTCGGTTGTCAGATGAACATGCTCGACAGCGAGCTGGTCGTGGCCACGCTGCGAAAGCAAGGCTACGTGCTGACGAACTCTCCTGAAGACGCCGATACGTTGCTGTTCAACACATGCAGCGTCCGCGAACAGGCCGAGAACAAAACCTACAGCCACTTGGGCGTGCTGCGCGATCTGAAGCAGCAGAACCCAGAGAAGATCATCGGCGTGATGGGCTGCATGGCTCAGAACCACCAGCACAAGATCTTCACGCGGGCACCTTACGTCGACCTGATTGTCGGTCCTGGTCAACTGCACCAGATTCCTTCGATGATCAACAAGATCGAAGCAGGCGAAGGAAAGCAGATCGAAGTGAGTCTTGGTCGTCGGGATGGTACCCGTGATCAGATCACCCGCAGCCACGAAAGCTTCGATCCGCTGCGTGATCCCGAGATGCGTCCGACGCCGTTTCAGGCTTATGTTCGGATTCAGATCGGCTGCGACAAGTTTTGCACCTACTGCATCGTGCCGAGTGTCCGTGGGCCAGAGCAAGGTCGTTCGCCGGAAGACATCATTCGCGAATGCCGTCACCTGGCCGAGCATGGCACGGTCGAGATCACGCTCGTCGGTCAGACGGTCAACAGCTACAAGGCGACCGACGCCAGCGGCAAGCAGTGGCGACTGGCCGACCTGCTGCTGGAGCTTCAAGCGATCGAAGGCTTGCAGCGTATCAAGTTCGTGACCAACTATCCGAAGGACATGACCCGCGAACTGTTGGAAGCGGTTCGTGATCTGAGCAAGGTTTCGCCGTACCTGCATGTGCCGCTGCAAAGTGGCTCGGACGAAGTGCTCAAGCGGATGAAGCGTGGCTACACCGTGGCCGACTACCGCGACATGATGGGCCGCATTCGCGAGATCGTTCCTGGCTACGCGGTCAGCAGTGACTTCATCGTTGGCTTCTGCGGCGAGACCGACGAAGACTTCCAGAAGACGGTCGAGCTGGTCGAAGAATGTCGCTTTAAGAACAGCTTCATCTTCAAGTACAGCGAACGCGAAGGCACCCGTGGTGCCGAACTGTTCATCGACGACATCCCGTATCACGTCAAGCAGCAGCGTAACAACGACCTGCTGGCGATCCAGAATCGCATCAGCCTGGAAGACAACCAGAAGATGGTTGGCGACACTGTTCATGTGCTGGTCGAAGGACCGAGCAAGACGGCGATCAAGAAGGCGGACGAGCCAGACAATCCGCATGCGATGCAGTTGATCGGCCGCACGCACTGCGACCGAATTGTCGTGTTCGATGGCAATCCGCGTCAGATTGGTCAGATCTTGCCGGTCGTCGTTTACGACTGCCATGCCCATACGCTGTTCGGCGAAGTGGTCACGCAGGAATGCGGTCCGGAACTGTTTGCTCTCGGCTAA
- a CDS encoding NAD(P)H-dependent oxidoreductase has product MSQTKILAFAGSARRDSYNKKLVAIAAKGAEEAGAEVTLVDLADFPMPIYDGDLEESQGIPENAQVLKELFLAHQGLLIACPEYNSSITPLLKNTIDWVSRPAPGEGPLAAYQGKVCSIMSASPGGLGGLRGLVSVRMILGNIGVVVLPKQMAISQANNAFADDGSLKDAKQQETVLSLGKTLSEFLNKMR; this is encoded by the coding sequence ATGAGCCAAACAAAGATTCTTGCCTTTGCCGGTAGCGCCCGTCGCGATTCGTATAACAAAAAGCTGGTCGCGATCGCTGCCAAAGGGGCGGAAGAAGCAGGAGCCGAGGTGACGCTTGTCGACCTGGCCGACTTCCCCATGCCGATCTACGACGGCGACTTGGAAGAATCGCAAGGCATTCCCGAAAACGCGCAAGTGCTGAAGGAACTCTTCCTCGCACACCAAGGGCTGTTGATTGCTTGCCCTGAATACAACAGCTCGATCACGCCGCTGCTGAAGAACACGATTGACTGGGTGTCTCGCCCTGCTCCGGGGGAGGGCCCTCTGGCGGCCTATCAAGGCAAAGTATGCTCGATCATGAGCGCTTCGCCGGGCGGTTTAGGAGGACTTCGCGGATTAGTATCCGTGCGTATGATTCTGGGGAATATCGGAGTTGTCGTGCTGCCAAAGCAGATGGCTATTTCGCAGGCTAATAATGCGTTCGCTGATGATGGTTCGCTCAAGGATGCGAAACAGCAAGAAACTGTACTAAGTCTCGGAAAAACATTATCCGAGTTCCTCAATAAGATGCGATAA
- a CDS encoding CDGSH iron-sulfur domain-containing protein, with product MSETKIRIRDNGPFLVEGPVTLEDSEGNSYTIDKPSIALCRCGASDNKPFCDGKHKHCGFASEDRATTG from the coding sequence ATGTCTGAAACCAAGATTCGCATCCGTGACAACGGCCCATTTCTCGTCGAAGGCCCTGTCACCCTGGAGGACTCGGAAGGGAACTCCTACACGATCGATAAACCATCGATCGCCTTGTGCCGCTGCGGTGCATCGGATAACAAACCATTCTGCGACGGCAAGCACAAGCATTGCGGCTTCGCCTCGGAAGACCGCGCCACGACCGGCTAG